The proteins below come from a single uncultured Dethiosulfovibrio sp. genomic window:
- a CDS encoding CRISPR-associated protein, with the protein MSGKTTRAVVVSSCGTSLITNGASQEDRKTIIKTSNSTIGEIKKEDLACLERIISEKESLLEDGTHDELRRYSAELNGILGLYEEDLSNADGNHHIFLHTDTYQGEEVAKRLNKWALSKKMSSEVYAIKSLNTANINDFNEGMLNLSSWCAQCLPGYKENGYKIIFNLIGGFKSLQGFMQTLGMFYADESIYLFEGERSLLRIPKLPIDINEEAQRLMRNDMDLFRCLARGPIKFEKCSHIPSTLLFKLEDECELSPWGRMMWDQFKPTAYGERLWPSPSDRIVFSDKFTNAASNLQEAKRRRIINERIDDLARLLEQKSSRNNLNRLDFKALKGKPCPPSTHEIDAWADQGARRIIGHYEGPSFIVDDLIPHLPT; encoded by the coding sequence ATGTCCGGAAAAACGACAAGAGCCGTGGTAGTCTCCAGCTGTGGCACCAGCTTAATAACCAATGGAGCATCCCAGGAGGACAGAAAGACGATAATAAAGACTTCAAACTCCACCATAGGAGAGATAAAAAAAGAGGACTTGGCTTGTCTGGAGAGAATAATATCCGAAAAGGAGTCTCTCCTGGAAGATGGAACCCACGACGAGTTACGTAGGTACAGCGCCGAGTTAAACGGAATTTTGGGTCTGTACGAGGAAGATCTTTCTAACGCCGATGGCAATCACCATATCTTTCTACATACCGACACTTACCAAGGGGAGGAAGTCGCAAAAAGGCTGAATAAATGGGCTCTATCCAAAAAAATGTCATCAGAGGTCTATGCCATAAAAAGCCTGAACACAGCCAACATAAATGATTTCAACGAAGGGATGCTTAACCTATCTTCCTGGTGTGCCCAGTGTTTGCCGGGCTACAAGGAGAATGGATATAAAATTATTTTCAACTTGATTGGAGGATTCAAGAGCCTCCAGGGATTTATGCAGACCTTGGGGATGTTCTACGCCGACGAGAGCATTTATCTCTTCGAGGGAGAAAGATCGCTGCTTAGAATTCCCAAGCTGCCTATCGATATAAACGAAGAGGCTCAAAGGCTTATGAGAAACGACATGGATCTGTTCAGATGCCTCGCCAGAGGTCCGATAAAATTTGAAAAATGCTCCCATATCCCGTCGACATTGCTGTTCAAGCTAGAGGACGAATGCGAGCTATCTCCCTGGGGACGGATGATGTGGGACCAGTTCAAGCCTACCGCTTACGGCGAGAGGCTATGGCCGTCGCCATCGGATAGAATCGTCTTTTCGGATAAGTTTACGAACGCAGCATCAAACCTTCAGGAAGCAAAGCGACGGAGGATAATAAACGAGCGAATTGACGATTTGGCCAGGCTTCTTGAGCAAAAGTCATCTAGAAACAACCTCAATCGGCTGGACTTTAAGGCCCTAAAAGGCAAACCTTGTCCTCCATCAACCCACGAGATAGACGCATGGGCGGATCAAGGAGCCCGGAGGATAATCGGACACTATGAAGGGCCCAGCTTTATCGTCGATGATCTAATACCCCATCTGCCAACATAG